The DNA region GTgggttcacacacacacttaccttcAGGTAAAATAGTCATATAAACACAAACTAcaacacaaaggaaataaaaatgatatattcTAGATATTTCTATCTAATCTAGAACTCACATTCCCACTAGTTTTGACCAGGTTTACTTCTAACCCCCATTTAGCCAAAGGCCTGGGTTTTGCTGTCTGTTTCACTGCTGTGCTAGTTTAACTGACACGGATACAAGCCATGGCTCCCATGGCTGTTTCAGGAGAGATCGGCTGAACATGTAACCTCACTGTGCATTGCTTCGGTGGAAAGTTATGTGCAGCAGGTGATGGggttgggaagggggataacttCTATCGCTAGGATAAAAATCAGCCTCGAAGGAGACTTAAGGGATTCTGGAGCTCGGTGTGAGAATGTGGGAACAAGGTAGAGAATTCTCTACATTTCAAACAGCTAATGACTCAGGTGATGACgtgaaattacatttttatagctTCCTGTGTCCAGTGGTGAAGACAGCTTATTTGTTAAAGCTGGTCTATCGCTCTTGCTTTCTGGTGTTCTGAACATATGATTGGGACATTTATAAAGTGGGAAAAGATGGATTTCAATCCCACATCACTGCACCCAAAGTAGGCTGGGAACAAGAGTCTTCACACCCCCGTGTTGTTAATTTAAATTGGCAGCCCAAGGAGCAGAGCCTTGGCTACCATAGTTCCATGTCCCCCTGAATACAAATAGGCTGGAACCCTTGGAGCTTGTCCCTTTGAGATGTCTCTCCAGTGACATCACAGTGATTGTCACCTCCCTCAGACTACATTAGGCCCTGCCCAGAGTCCAGGAGCTCAGACAGCCGGGGAGACAGCTGGAGTTGGAGAGATTGAGGTCCACGGCAGCCTGGGTGTGTCTTTGCTTCTCTTCAGGTAACAGCAAATCTTTGTACTTAGCaatctcttcctgtctctgtctctctgtctctgtctctcaccgtgtgcaattttcaaataaaaatgttaactgATGCTTTTATTTCCCAGGGGAACAGGTAATCACCACAGAGTGCATTTTTTGAGCGCGAACTGAATATTGATTCCTGCTTTTCTTTGAtatacattttctctttttctaattttatattttccctacaccccagaaaaaaaaaaaccaatgtcaAATTCCTTGTACAATTTGGTGCTAGTTTGTAAGACTTTGGCCCATGCACAGGACGGCCATTTTGACTCACAGAGAAGGCAAAATAGGAAGCCAGAGCACGTGTGTGGGCTCATAGCAGAGACATAGAATATGGGTGATCGAATGACTGCCTAATTCTGCTCATTCCTCTCAAagggtgtggatgtgtgtgaaaGTAAGATCCCAGACTGCATTGCCATAGACTTTGATAGAATTGCACCCATTGGGAATTCATCAGACTGGAGTTctgttcatatacatatatatatatatatatatatatatatatatatatacaaatatttaagGTTTCcatcaaagtaaaagaaatagCAGAGGTTAAaccagaggaaagagaagtgtggtGCTCAGCCTATAGTCAGAGGGGATGAAAAACATGAAGAGTAGAAAAGATTCAAGCAGCTGAAACACAAATTATAAGAAACACCAGCCTCACTACCATTTACCAAGAAACAGATCGTTGGCGGCACCCCAGAAGTCCATTCCAAATCATTTCCCTTCTGCCTTCTGTCTCCAAGCATGGAGCTTGTCTGTCCTTCCTTGTTTTGAACTTTTACCACCGTGTTTGTGTTCCTAAGCAACACGATTAAGCTCCTGGTGCCTGCCCTTGTGTAAATGGGGTCACattctcagctcctcttgtaAATCCTCTTTTCATCCCACAGGTATGGTGTGAGATCCTTCCATCTTGCCCTGTATAGCTAGAGTAGATCATATATTTTCTTTACTCCACAATATTCAAATGAATGTGAATGCCATGATTACCCATTCTACTGCTGGTGGCCAGAGCTTTCCAATATGTGGTCTTGGGGGTTCATGTTCAGGATTCCTTTGCTGTGAGCACTTCACCTAACagcctccccctctcctctgaaCGCTCACGAGCATTCTCTTCCCTTTTGCTACCCACTAATTTTCTTCTGCTTACTGTCTCTTCCAGACAACTGTCTGTTAAAGTTTTCACTAGTAATTGACAATGTCCATCATGCTAAGGGCCGAAAGAGAGATAAGAAttaaaagggggaggggctggcaagatTGCATAACAGAAAAGGCATGGCTGACAAGCTTGATAACCCGAGTTCAATCTCCAAGTCCCCcagggtggaaagagagaactaactcctgaaacttgttctctgatctctgcaTGTGTACTGTGACACACAAGTGTCTCCTGCACCAGCtgcatacataaataaacacaataaaaatcaAGAATGAAAGGGAAAGGAGCCATAAATCAATCTTCATTGGCTATATTTAAAATGAGATTCTATAATGTGGAACAAACCTGCTTATTATACTCAAAATTATGTAATAAAAGCTGATTATTCCGCTGGTATCTATGCAATTAATAATTTGGTCCATTGATGATGCAACAAATACAACAGGTACAGTTAATTCAGTCAGGCCAAAAGTTGCTACAAAGCTGTTGCCCTTAAACTTTGACTTTTTGCAAACCAGTATTCTTTCCAGCTGAATTTTTCTTCTGTGCTATAGTCTTGTCCTACAGTAATAGTATCTGCTTAAATCATTTAAGATACagaagatttaaattttaatttgattataTAAACCAAGCATCAGTTTACTACTTTACCAAAAATGAGTAACCTGATTGACAGCATCACCTGCCCTCTTGGAGGACACTTTCCTGCATGTACGATCCGTATGCACGGTGAAGATGCCTTCTGTGCTGTCTAAAATGTTTACAATCTAGGCACATCCTGAGCTTGACTAAAAATAGCTGGCACAAGCCCCTGTTGAAACAGAAATGCTCATGAGGTTAACACTTGTTCTTTGGACTGAATACCGGTTGTGCGAGGGACTTCTGGTTGACCTCTGCAGGTTTTGTGCCAGGATAGGCTTGTACAAAGCCGTGCAGCTGTTGGAGCTTCTTTATGCTTTCACCAGGGTTGGATGAAGACCTAAGGCAGCTTTAAATCCGAAAGATGATGTTATCCCGCTCCTAAATGTGATCCAAAGAAAGGGCAATGCTAAACTTTAAGGTTTGCTTCTGGTTTGGTGTCTCTGCTTGCAGATATTGCAAGCTGCCAAGTTAATGTGTGTATTTAAACATGCAGAAGATGAAGAGAGAAAGATGCAACATTTGATTTTTTACCCGAAACAATGTAATTAACACAGGGTAAAAAAAATATTGGTCTTAGGATGACAGCAGAAAGAGAAACTAGGCTGCTTCTGTTCATCCATACtctccaaagaaagaaacacagctctctctctctctctctctctctctctctctctctctctctctctctctctctctgtgtgtgtgtgtatgtgtgtgtgttcgagaaATTGGTTCATGACATTGTGGATGTTGGCAAGTCCAAGATTTTCAAGGTAAGCTGCCAGCAGGCTGCAGCCCCAGCAAGGAGTGGCAGCTCAACTTCAAATAAAATCTGAGCTCAGATGTTGGAGACCAGGGCATCAGCAAGGCTGTGTCCTTTATAACATTCTCTTTGGCCCAACAATGTCCATAGTTTCTGTGTTTCCACACTGTCTTCTCTCTATAATGTCTGTGTTCTGACCTTCTTAAAACACCAGTCATATGGAATCAGGGCTTGCTATAGTAACTGAtcttgtttgcttctttctgcGATAAAACATGGACACACAGCAACTTAAGGATTTACCTTTAGTTTACAGTATAGTTCTTCATGGAGAAAAGCCATGGCAGTAATTCAAGGTAGAAAcctagaggcagaaactgaaataGAGACCATGAACGCTGGTTGCTAACTTACTTCCCTGGCTTGTTCAACTACATTTCTGGGTTTTTaaggattatttttattatttaatatttatttttattattttaaattatatatatgtgtttgtgttgggGTATGTGTCCATGAATGTAGGCACCCAAGGAGGTCAAAGGTGCCAGATCCTGCCAGAACTAGAGTTCTAGGCAGTTGTTGGCCTCCCAGTGTGGAAGGACTTACTCAGTTGAGGCTGTCTtcaggttttattgctgtgaagagacaccatgaccaacagaaactctcataaaagaaaacatttcacggagtctggcttacagtctcagaggtttatcgcattatcatcatggtgggaaacctggcagtgtgcaggcagaagtggtgctggagagggagctgagagttctacatcttgatataCAGGCAGCAAGGAGAGACAGTATTACACCGGGTATAGTTtgagcatagaagacctcaaatcccacccccacagtgacacactccttccaacaaggccaaacctttTGTAACAAGGctatacttcctaatagtgtcattccctatgggccaaacatttaaacacatgagactatgagggccatacctattcaaaccatcacaaggtccttcttcccaggtgacccCAGGTTTATACCAAGTTGATGCTGAAGCTATTTATATCAGTGACCTCATATTAGCTTACTGACCTCTTGGACGATCCTATCTCCAAACCCAGTCATATTCTTAGACATTGGGGATCAAGGTTTCAATGATAAGTTTGGAGGGAAAGGTTGGGAAGTCAGCACAAAAGCTCTCCTCTTCCataatttctatttcctttgaAGAGAGACTTAACATCTTCCAGGAACATTCACCTATCTCTCATGCTATCTCTCTCTGTTAGGACGTGAAGACGAGCCAGTGTCCTTGGTGTGCACTCAGAAGTCCTCCTGGAGTTCTCACCCAGACCTTCTGAAGATGGAGCGGTCTACCCAGGAGCTGTTTATCAACTTCACAGTTGTCCTGATCACTGTGCTCCTCATGTGGCTCCTCGTGAGGTCCTACCAATACTGAGGGGCCATGCCACACTCCCGGGAGTGACTGCTGTGTGCCCTGAGCTTCCACTGCTCTGTTGACATGGGATGctgctcttggctcctccagcacctctGATTCACACTCACAATGCCTGTCACACCGCTGCACTAGGTCCTTGGAGGGTTTTTATAAAGATGCTGCTCTTGTAGGCTGTCCAAAGCTTGCCAGCCGGTGAGCCTGAGGTTTGTTCCCTAGCAAATGTACTATTCAAGCCACCAGGTTAAAAATAAACTGGATTTTTATGATGCAGAGTAACAACAAGCCGCTGGTTTATGTCTATACACATCCCCCAACTTGCTGTCTGCCATCAGACCCATCCAACCCTTCGGAAGAAATGTAGGAGGACGTCTTTGCCAGTCCCTTGAGTTCCATGTGAATAAAATTAAGCCACTCATAAAAACGGCGTTTAGAATTTATTTTAGCTTCAATGTGACCCCCTTGGCTGGGACCAAAGTGACAAATAGCACATTATTTCTAGCTTTTGAGATTAGCCAACATGCTCCAGCTGCCTAGGATCTGAAAGACAAGTCAGAGTGTCACATCTTAAATTATTCCATTTCTTCTCAAACCTCTCCTTCGAGAATCCTGTGGCCAGGGAGAATAGCTCCATCCTGCAGAAGTGATGGGTCAGCGCAGAGTGTCCACTAGAAGTACAGAATTCCTCTGAAAACGTCTTTATCCATAGCTTTCACAAGAAATGGACTCAGGAGGTCAATAGATTCAGTCGGTGAAGTCCTTACCTTGTCAGTTCAAAGATCCGAGTTTGGATCCTCAAAGCCATGTGAAAACCCAGCAGAGTGGTAATTTCAGTGatggtgagatgggaggcagatacaggaagacagaTCCTGGAAACTTACTGGCTgcccagcctagcctacttggcaaaGCTTCGTGCCATGAGAGACCcccctctttaaaaaaagattggaGGCAGGCAAGGAATGACACTTgatgttgttctctgaccttcacatatatgtgcacagatGTGTATGCATACACCTATATATACAAGTATACCTCCCCAAACAGGCACACAAATGTACAAACATTGACACATGTACAAAGCACATTCACACCCATACATATATGCCCATTCACTCACACACCGAAAGCAGAACAAGAAACAGATTTCTACTCACACTgccctgtctgtctgcatgtacatacTTAGAATAGTTAATCCCTAAGTAAAACTGGAGCATGAATCATGTCCCTATGAATAGCATATTCCAGTTTAGTCATTGTCCTAATGCAAATAGAGCTAGACTCAAGGACAATTTCAAGAAGGGAAAAGTAGAAAATGCACATCTGCATACATGTTCACAAGACAAGCATGATGTGTTGCTAGTACACCCCATACTAGACAGACCACATCTGTTCTCTCTGCCAGTTTTGTTGTGAACACAGGAAAGGGAGATTTTAAACCTCCTCTTTCACAACACCCTCCACAAAGGTATTTCTTGCTAAGAATCTGATCTGTCAAGGCAATACCACATAGCACCCTGCCTCTTAGCCCTGACTGCattaaaagaaatcaataaagcaggggaagattttttttcaagctATTGGCAATGCATTCTTTCCAGACTAATTAAATGGAAATTTCAGTGGCGGAGCCTAAGCATTAAAACAATGGACACAACATGAGAAGAACAGCACA from Rattus norvegicus strain BN/NHsdMcwi chromosome 8, GRCr8, whole genome shotgun sequence includes:
- the Sln gene encoding sarcolipin isoform X1, translating into MERSTQELFINFTVVLITVLLMWLLVRSYQY